The Nitrospirota bacterium genome includes the window TATTACTGGTATTTTCACATCAGTAGAAATCAAATTATCATGCTCTTAAAAAATAAAATGCTTCTGCCCTTTTATCCCATCATTAAATATCTAAACTTTGGGAATTGGATTTATGCCAAGAAACATAAAAATACTCACGTTGATTACTGAACTTTCTGTTGGAGGAGCACAAGAGTACGCTTTACTGGCTGTAGAAGGTTTGAATAGAAATAAGTATGAGGTTCATTTGGGAAGTTCTCCTGGAGGAGAGTGGGAAAGTAGAGCATCTAAAGTAGCAGACAGATTAATCATAATTCCTAACCTAAGAAGGGGGATTAATCCATATTACGATGCTATTGTGTTGTTTCAGCTTATTAAGCTTATTAAGAAGGAAAAATATCATATCATCCACACCCATAGTTCTAAAGCTGGATTTCTGGGAAGAATCGCAGGAAGAGTTGCGAAAGCTCCTATCATTATCCATACTATTCATGGATTTTCCTTTCACCAGTTTATGAATCCCTTTATTAAGCAATTGTATGCTTTATTAGAGAAAGTATCTGCGCGATTATCAGATATCTTAATTACAGTTTCAGAGATTAATAGACAAGAAGGAATAAATATTGCGATCGCGCCTAAGGAGAAATTTATAACTATCTATAATGGTTTTGCTCTTGAGAAGTTTCAGATTAACATTGATAAAAAAGCTAAAAAGAGAGAGCTTGGGTTTAACCCAGAACTTCCTTTGGTAGGGATGGTAGGACGTTTAGCACCACAGAAAGCCCCTCAAATCTTCACTTTAGCAGCCATGAAGATATTAAATAAGTATCCCAATGTTCAGTTTGCTCTCGTTGGTGATGGTCCTTTACAAGGTGAGATTAGAAGTATGATTAATAATGACCATAGAATAAAGTTATTTGGTAATAGAGATGATGTCCCAGAAATTTTGCATACTCTTGATATCTTTGCCCTTCCTTCCTTATGGGAAGGGTTACCTCGCTCAATAGTAGAAGCAATGATTTGCTCCCTTCCAATTGTAGCCACTCCTGCAGTTGGTACCCTTGAAGTAATTGAGCATAATGTGACGGGTTTGTTAGTTCCTTACAATGATCCGGATGCTTTAGCAGATTCAATTGTATATCTTCTAAATAACCCATCTATCGCTTGTCAATTAGGTGAGAATGCAAGAGAAAGAGTTATCCCTAAATTCTCCCTTGAATTAATGATTAAAAAGATGGAAGAACTGTATGATTGGCTTGTTCAGAAGAAAAGGGTAATCTCTGAGTGAGTCGTACCTATTGGGGTGTAGGCTAAGTTTCGCAATGTCACTCAGGGGAGCGAAATATACGGTTAAATTATGTCCAGATGGCACAAGTCAGAATTGCTCTAGTGTCAAATATAGTTTTATTGGTTGGATTGGTTTAATTGGTTTGATTGGTTGAAGATATAGGACTAAGGTGTGAGGTGGTTTTTATTTCTTTTTATGTCATACATGTTTTATGTTTATACTGCTGAAGTTAATAAAGCCCTTCTTACTGCCCCCAACCCTGATTGCCATTGGGATGGCAACAAGTTTCCTTCTCCTTCTCCGTAAAAGACAAAGATTGGGCAAAGCTTTTTTGCTCTTAACATTAGCAACTTATTACTTGCTATCCATCGAACCGGTTGCTTATTTACTTGCAAAAAATCTTGAAAATAAGATGGCTATTGGAAAGATGGAGGAAGAAACTGCGAATGTAGAGGCAATTGTTGTTCTTGCTGGCGGTATAGATAAGAAGGGTGGTCACCGTCCTTATCACGAATTGAGCGGAATCAGTTGGAGAAGGTTATGGCACGGGATTGAGTTATATAAAGAGTTCAAAGGCAAAATACCCATTCTTTATAGCGGTGGCAGTGGTGATCCCTTTGATCCTGTCTCTGTGGAGGCTGAACTTGCAATGAACTATGCCGTATCTATGGGCATTCCTAAAGAAAAGTTTTGGATAGAGAACTCTTCAAGAAATACTTATGAGAGTGGAATTGAGATTAAACGCATCCTTAAAGGTCGCTTCCCTGGAGTTGAAAGGCACCGAATAATTCTGGTGACATCAGCCCTTCATATGCTACGGTCTATGAAGGTAATGAAAAAAGCAGGTATAAACACAATTCCTTCTTCTGCTGACTTTGCTATAGGTTCACTAAGTTTAGATCCATTGAGTTTTTCCCCCTCTGATTCTAACTTTTCTATATCAACTTTCAGTATCCATGAATGGATAGGAATTGGCGGCTACTGGTTACTCGGGCGAATATAGGGTTAAAGCTTTTTTGATAAATATTATACTCCAAGTTTTGCAGATATTCCGGCGGGGACGGGACTTGGCTCATCAAGTTCCTTTGTAGTAGGTCTTTTAAATGCCCTTTATGCATATATAAATTCAACCTCCATCATCTCATAGTTTGTAGCTTTTAGCTGACAGCCTGAAATTAGCATAGCTAAAAGTCATGAACTATGAGCCAAAAACTAAGATCTATCAACGATGTTAAAACGAACCTTTGATTTGACCCTTTCATTATTTGGCATAATTCTATCTTCTCCCCTCTGGCTTCTTTCTTCTTTAGCAGTAAAGCTTGAAGATAGAGGCCCTATTTTTTACTCACAGGAAAGAGTAGGAAAAAATGGCAGGGTATTTAAGGCCTTAAAGTTCCGCTCAATGGTACATGATGCTGAAAAACATACTGGTGCAGTATGGGCATCAGA containing:
- a CDS encoding glycosyltransferase family 4 protein, which translates into the protein MITELSVGGAQEYALLAVEGLNRNKYEVHLGSSPGGEWESRASKVADRLIIIPNLRRGINPYYDAIVLFQLIKLIKKEKYHIIHTHSSKAGFLGRIAGRVAKAPIIIHTIHGFSFHQFMNPFIKQLYALLEKVSARLSDILITVSEINRQEGINIAIAPKEKFITIYNGFALEKFQINIDKKAKKRELGFNPELPLVGMVGRLAPQKAPQIFTLAAMKILNKYPNVQFALVGDGPLQGEIRSMINNDHRIKLFGNRDDVPEILHTLDIFALPSLWEGLPRSIVEAMICSLPIVATPAVGTLEVIEHNVTGLLVPYNDPDALADSIVYLLNNPSIACQLGENARERVIPKFSLELMIKKMEELYDWLVQKKRVISE
- a CDS encoding YdcF family protein — encoded protein: MFILLKLIKPFLLPPTLIAIGMATSFLLLLRKRQRLGKAFLLLTLATYYLLSIEPVAYLLAKNLENKMAIGKMEEETANVEAIVVLAGGIDKKGGHRPYHELSGISWRRLWHGIELYKEFKGKIPILYSGGSGDPFDPVSVEAELAMNYAVSMGIPKEKFWIENSSRNTYESGIEIKRILKGRFPGVERHRIILVTSALHMLRSMKVMKKAGINTIPSSADFAIGSLSLDPLSFSPSDSNFSISTFSIHEWIGIGGYWLLGRI